A part of Perognathus longimembris pacificus isolate PPM17 chromosome 16, ASM2315922v1, whole genome shotgun sequence genomic DNA contains:
- the LOC125364569 gene encoding proline-rich protein 2-like, with product MTSSSLRGLREGRRPFPGGLEERAARSAPPLASDKLAQLKSAGRVYSTLMFPCTQTVASPGRRAASITRPPPSLAGAEPPPEGHPPSLAGAEPPPKATPIPGGSRGPRGGGRPGLRGRGAPRAPRRPSGVRGDPDPGVGGLSPGQGPRASLLRLARARGPERGCQPSVALPCSSADRDGRGVLTRTPPPGGGEPGPVRVRTRGVSPAASARHSVARAAPGSAPRPRQGRARPCPRRPRRAPPRGPPSAARLSACHGAPGSVQN from the exons ATGACCTCATCCAGCCTCAGGGGCCTCCGCGAGGGCCGGCGGCCATTCCCGGGGGGCCTGGAGGAACGGGCTGCGCGCTCGGCGCCTCCGCTCGCCAGCGATAAATTAGCCCAGTTAAAATCAGCGGGACGCGTGTACTCAACGCTGATGTTTCCCTGCACGCAGACGGTGGCGTcgcccgggcggcgggcggcatCCATCACCAG GCCACCCCCATCCCTGGCGGGAGCCGAGCCCCCCCCCGAAGGCCACCCCCCATCCCTGGCGGGAGCCGAGCCCCCCCCGAAGGCCACCCCCATCCCTGGCGGGAGCCGAGGgccacggggaggggggaggccaggcCTGCGCGGTCGGGGGGCTCCTCGTGCTCCTCGGCGGCCTTCCGGCGTCCGGGGGGACCCTGACCCGGGCGTGGGCGGCCTCTCCCCGGGTCAGGGTCCCCGGGCCAGCCTGCTCCGGCTGGCCCGGGCCCGGGGACCCGAGCGGGGGTGTCAGCCCTCGGTggccctgccctgctcctccGCAGACCGCGACGGCCGCGGGGTCCTCACCCGGACGCCGCCCCCAGGCGGGGGCGAGCCGGGGCCGGTCCGGGTCAGGACGCGCGGGGTAAGTCCGGCGGCGAGTGCCCGGCACAGCGTGGCCCGGGCAGCCCCGGGCTCGGCGCCCCGGCCGCGCCAGGGAAGAGCCCGGCCCTGCCCCCGCCGACCCCGCCGGGCACCGCCACGCGGGCCCCCGTCAGCAGCCCGGCTGTCTGCCTGCCACGGAGCCCCTGGAAGCGTCCAGAATTAA